The Macaca thibetana thibetana isolate TM-01 chromosome 19, ASM2454274v1, whole genome shotgun sequence genome has a segment encoding these proteins:
- the ZNF599 gene encoding zinc finger protein 599: MAARTEVPRSPEPEPGVGRASRTGFLADSHGLTPPPGPMAAPALALVSFEDVVVTFTGEEWGHLDLAQRTLYQEVMLETCRLLVSLGHPVPKPELIYLLEHGQDLWTVKRGLSQSTCAGEKAKPKTTEPTVSQLAFSEEFSFQEFLAQRSSRDSRFGQARDEEKLIEIQEGNLRPGTNPHKEICPGKLSYKHDDLEPDDSLGLRVLQERVTPQDAVHEHDSQRPEKDPIIDARNNPYTCMECGKGFSKKWALVRHQQIHAGVKPYECNECGKACRYMADVIRHMRLHTGEKPYKCIECGKAFKRRFHLTEHQRIHTGDKPYECKECGKAFTHRSSFIQHNMTHTREKPFLCKECGKAFYYSSSFAQHMRIHTGKKLYECSKCGKAFTHRSTFIQHNMTHTGEKPFLCKECGKAFCLNSSFTQHMRIHTGEKPYECSECGKAFTHRSTFIRHKRTHTGEKPFECKECGKAFCDSSSLIQHMRIHTGEKPYECSKCGKAFTHHSVFIRHNRTHSGQKPLECKECAKAFYYSSSFTRHMRIHTGEKPYVCRECGKAFTQPANFVRHKRIHTGEKPFECKECEKAFCDNFALTQHMRTHTGEKPFECNECGKTFSHSSSFTHHRKIHTRV; encoded by the exons ATGGCGGCGAGGACTGAGGTCCCTCGCAGCCCAGAGCCGGAGCCCGGGGTCGGCCGAGCCAGCAGGACCGGCTTCCTCGCCGACTCTCACGGCCTCACCCCGCCCCCTGGGCCTATGGCGGCGCCGGCGTTG GCATTAGTATCATTTGAAGACGTGGTTGTGACCTTCACTGGAGAGGAATGGGGGCACCTGGACCTGGCCCAGAGGACCCTGTACCAGGAGGTGATGCTGGAGACCTGCAGGCTCCTAGTCTCACTGG GGCATCCTGTTCCCAAACCAGAGCTGATCTACCTACTGGAACATGGACAGGACCTGTGGACAGTGAAGAGAGGCCTCTCCCAAAGCACTTGTGCAG GTGAAAAAGCAAAACCCAAGACTACAGAGCCTACTGTTTCTCAGCTGGCCTTCTCTGAGGAATTCTCTTTCCAGGAATTTCTGGCACAGAGATCCTCAAGAGATTCCAGGTTTGGGCAAGCTAGAGATGAGGAAAAGCTAATAGAAATTCAGGAAGggaacttgaggccaggaacaaACCCGCACAAAGAGATATGCCCTGGGAAGTTGAGCTATAAACATGACGATTTGGAGCCAGATGATAGTCTGGGCTTAAGGGTTTTACAGGAACGAGTCACTCCACAAGATGCTGTCCATGAACATGACTCTCAACGACCAGAAAAAGACCCCATAATTGATGCAAGGAATAACCCTTACACATGCATGGAATGTGGGAAAGGCTTTAGCAAGAAGTGGGCCCTTGTTCGGCATCAACAGATTCATGCTGGAGTGAAGCCCTATGAGTGCAATGAGTGTGGGAAAGCCTGTCGTTATATGGCTGATGTCATTCGACATATGAGGCTTCATACTGGGGAAAAGCCATATAAGTGTATtgagtgtgggaaagccttcaaaCGCAGGTTTCACCTCACAGAGCACCAGCGTATTCACACCGGAGATAAGCCCTATGAGTgcaaagaatgtggcaaagcattCACCCACCGCTCTTCTTTTATCCAGCATAATATGACTCACACTCGAGAAAAACCCTTTTTATGCaaagaatgtgggaaagctttttACTACAGTTCCTCATTTGCTCAACACATGAGGATTCATACTGGAAAGAAACTCTATGAGTGCAGTAAATGTGGAAAGGCCTTCACGCACCGCTCCACATTTATCCAGCACAATATGACCCACACGGGAGAAAAACCATTTTTatgtaaagaatgtggaaaagccttttgCCTCAACTCATCCTTCACTCAGCACATGAggattcacactggagagaaaccctatgagtgCAGTGAATGTGGAAAGGCCTTTACTCATCGCTCCACTTTCATCCGACATAAGAGGACCCATACCGGAGAGAAGCCCTTTGAGTGCaaagaatgtgggaaggccttttGTGACAGCTCTTCCTTAATTCAACACATGAGGATTCACACTGGTGAGAAGCCTTATGAGTGCAGTAAATGTGGAAAGGCCTTTACACACCATTCTGTTTTTATTCGACACAACAGGACCCACAGTGGACAAAAACCCTTGGAGTGCAAAGAATGTGCAAAAGCCTTTTACTATAGCTCTTCCTTCACTCGACACATGAggattcacactggagagaaaccctatgttTGTAGAGAATGTGGGAAGGCTTTTACCCAACCTGCAAATTTTGTTCGGCATAAGAGGAtccacactggagaaaaacccttTGAATGCAAAGAATGTGAGAAAGCCTTCTGTGACAACTTTGCTTTAACTCAGCACATGAgaactcatactggagagaaaccctttgAGTGCAATGAATGTGGAAAGACCTTCAGCCACAGTTCATCGTTCACTCACCATCGAAAGATTCATACCAGAGTTTAA